A genomic stretch from Arachis stenosperma cultivar V10309 chromosome 3, arast.V10309.gnm1.PFL2, whole genome shotgun sequence includes:
- the LOC130970296 gene encoding protein RGF1 INDUCIBLE TRANSCRIPTION FACTOR 1 isoform X2: MVEPPWLEGLLRITFFRICKEHMKSPRNECNMFCLDCGNNAFCFYCKSSFHNHHQVIQIRRSSYHDVVRVTEIQNVLDISGVQTYVINSARVLFLNERPQNQLKANHNNNSGKSNSHFCEICRRNLLDPFRFCSLGCKLVGIKKNGNGSFVSTAKKEEEEENEELLLREGIIVFHKQKQQVYQISTPCSNHNNNSRRRKGIPQRAPLGF, translated from the exons ATG GTGGAACCTCCATGGCTGGAAGGACTATTGAGAATCACATTCTTCAGAATATGCAAAGAACACATGAAGTCACCAAGAAACGAATGCAACATGTTCTGTCTCGATTGTGGGAACAATGCATTCTGCTTCTACTGCAAATCTTCTTTCCATAACCATCATCAAGTCATTCAA ATAAGGAGGTCTTCATATCATGATGTAGTGAGAGTAACGGAGATTCAGAATGTTTTGGACATAAGTGGTGTTCAGACATATGTTATAAACAGTGCTAGAGTTCTATTTCTCAATGAGAGGCCACAGAATCAACTTAAGGccaatcataataataatagtgGTAAAAGCAATTCACATTTTTGTGAAATATGCAGAAGAAATCTCCTTGATCCTTTTCGTTTCTGCTCTTTGGGATGCAAG CTTGTAGGTATAAAGAAAAATGGGAATGGGAGCTTTGTCTCAACcgcaaagaaagaagaagaagaagaaaacgaagaaTTATTATTGCGTGAAGGAATAATAGTATTCcacaaacaaaaacaacaaGTATACCAAATAAGCACTCCTTGCtctaatcataataataattcaaGGAGAAGAAAAGGAATACCTCAAAGGGCGCCTTTAGGATTCTAA
- the LOC130970296 gene encoding protein RGF1 INDUCIBLE TRANSCRIPTION FACTOR 1 isoform X1 yields the protein MKVEPPWLEGLLRITFFRICKEHMKSPRNECNMFCLDCGNNAFCFYCKSSFHNHHQVIQIRRSSYHDVVRVTEIQNVLDISGVQTYVINSARVLFLNERPQNQLKANHNNNSGKSNSHFCEICRRNLLDPFRFCSLGCKLVGIKKNGNGSFVSTAKKEEEEENEELLLREGIIVFHKQKQQVYQISTPCSNHNNNSRRRKGIPQRAPLGF from the exons ATGAAGGTGGAACCTCCATGGCTGGAAGGACTATTGAGAATCACATTCTTCAGAATATGCAAAGAACACATGAAGTCACCAAGAAACGAATGCAACATGTTCTGTCTCGATTGTGGGAACAATGCATTCTGCTTCTACTGCAAATCTTCTTTCCATAACCATCATCAAGTCATTCAA ATAAGGAGGTCTTCATATCATGATGTAGTGAGAGTAACGGAGATTCAGAATGTTTTGGACATAAGTGGTGTTCAGACATATGTTATAAACAGTGCTAGAGTTCTATTTCTCAATGAGAGGCCACAGAATCAACTTAAGGccaatcataataataatagtgGTAAAAGCAATTCACATTTTTGTGAAATATGCAGAAGAAATCTCCTTGATCCTTTTCGTTTCTGCTCTTTGGGATGCAAG CTTGTAGGTATAAAGAAAAATGGGAATGGGAGCTTTGTCTCAACcgcaaagaaagaagaagaagaagaaaacgaagaaTTATTATTGCGTGAAGGAATAATAGTATTCcacaaacaaaaacaacaaGTATACCAAATAAGCACTCCTTGCtctaatcataataataattcaaGGAGAAGAAAAGGAATACCTCAAAGGGCGCCTTTAGGATTCTAA